One Thalassotalea atypica DNA window includes the following coding sequences:
- a CDS encoding AraC family transcriptional regulator, with protein MILSEPNNFIHQVGVRQLISMFDLLPDVLFWIKDINHNFIHANQAFIDHKGVEDITKIIGKSDHDFSPDHLAKQFIRDDEKVLAGITVTDRLEVNMTHSGDTAWFATSKRAIANEQGVNVGTYGITRHLEKQAKVLSNVEAVKVPVEYIRKNYHQQITIEDLAEVTHLSISALERRFKRHLAKTPKQFINEIRLENARKLLVETNIPIAQIGDDTGFNGHSYFSKQFRLFFGELPSAYRQNYRYGNSHIKT; from the coding sequence ATGATTTTGAGTGAGCCTAACAACTTTATCCACCAAGTTGGAGTAAGACAGTTGATCAGCATGTTTGACTTATTGCCCGACGTTCTTTTTTGGATAAAGGACATAAATCATAATTTCATCCACGCTAATCAAGCATTTATTGATCATAAGGGGGTTGAAGACATCACTAAAATCATTGGTAAAAGTGATCATGACTTTTCTCCAGATCATCTAGCAAAACAATTTATTCGTGATGATGAAAAGGTCCTTGCAGGTATAACTGTAACAGATAGGCTAGAAGTGAATATGACACATTCAGGCGATACCGCTTGGTTTGCCACGTCTAAACGAGCGATAGCAAATGAGCAAGGTGTTAACGTCGGCACCTATGGCATTACACGGCACCTAGAAAAACAAGCTAAAGTATTGTCCAACGTTGAAGCGGTGAAAGTACCCGTCGAGTACATTCGAAAAAACTATCATCAACAAATCACCATTGAAGATTTAGCCGAAGTTACGCATTTGTCCATCAGTGCATTGGAAAGACGATTTAAACGCCATTTAGCGAAAACACCAAAACAGTTTATTAATGAAATACGACTAGAAAATGCCCGTAAATTATTAGTTGAGACCAATATTCCAATTGCGCAGATAGGTGATGATACGGGCTTTAACGGCCATAGCTATTTCAGTAAACAGTTTCGGCTATTTTTTGGTGAGCTACCATCAGCCTATCGACAAAACTATCGCTATGGCAACTCACACATTAAAACATAA
- a CDS encoding glutaminase: MKYNQSNLQARMNELLIEQSQHYLQGAVADYIPALAKVLPSSMGVCISTLDGNVVGAGNYQQRFSIQSISKIFGLVMAMNRVGDSLWKRVNMEPSGQPFNSIIQLEWEKGIPRNPVINAGALLVSDVLASHYSSSKLAFLNFVRSLAGDENIHVNMDVYQSELAHGNRNAALAYLMKCFDNIDADIPEVLSHYFTQCSVEMTCQQLTQSLLFLANKGISPSDNRVILSRKDAHRVNAILSTSGMYDQSGEFAFSVGLPAKSGVGGGIVAIVPNYGVICAWSPPLNNFGNSVVGMQLISKLAEELGLSIF, encoded by the coding sequence TTGAAATACAATCAGTCAAATTTACAAGCAAGAATGAACGAATTGTTGATTGAACAAAGTCAACATTATCTACAAGGCGCAGTGGCAGACTATATTCCAGCATTGGCAAAGGTACTGCCTAGTTCAATGGGAGTTTGCATTTCCACGTTAGATGGTAATGTGGTGGGCGCAGGCAATTACCAGCAGCGCTTTTCAATTCAAAGTATATCGAAAATATTTGGCCTGGTTATGGCAATGAACCGCGTCGGTGACTCATTGTGGAAACGGGTAAATATGGAGCCTTCGGGTCAACCCTTCAATTCAATAATTCAATTGGAGTGGGAAAAAGGTATTCCAAGAAATCCTGTGATTAATGCAGGTGCGTTATTAGTGTCTGACGTATTAGCAAGTCACTATTCTTCGAGTAAGTTGGCTTTTTTGAACTTTGTTCGCTCCTTGGCCGGCGATGAAAATATTCATGTGAACATGGACGTTTATCAATCAGAGCTAGCTCATGGTAATCGAAATGCGGCGCTTGCCTATTTGATGAAATGCTTTGATAACATTGACGCTGACATTCCCGAAGTGCTTAGCCATTACTTTACCCAATGTTCAGTGGAAATGACCTGTCAGCAACTGACCCAAAGCTTACTTTTTTTGGCCAATAAAGGGATTTCTCCAAGCGATAACAGAGTGATTTTAAGTCGAAAGGACGCGCATCGGGTTAATGCGATTTTATCCACTAGTGGTATGTACGACCAATCTGGGGAATTTGCTTTTTCTGTGGGGCTGCCCGCCAAAAGTGGTGTAGGTGGGGGCATTGTAGCTATTGTCCCTAATTATGGTGTGATATGCGCATGGAGTCCTCCGCTAAACAACTTTGGCAATTCAGTCGTTGGCATGCAATTGATTTCAAAACTAGCAGAAGAGCTTGGTTTATCTATTTTCTAA
- a CDS encoding YebC/PmpR family DNA-binding transcriptional regulator: MGRAYQNRKLSMAKTAGQKTKVYSKYGKEIYVIAKNGGVDPDSNLSLRRTIEKAKKDQVPTHVIEKAIEKAKGTGGEDYAEARYEGFGPGNCMVIIDCLTDNGNRTIKDVRQCFTKTHSKIGSTGTVSHMFNHQAVFAFKGEDDEAVLENLMMADIDVTDVELEDGIITVYAPHTEFYKIKTEFANSMSEYNLEVEEITWVPQTYTEITAEEDIANFDKFIAMLEDCEDVQEVYHNAELPSA, translated from the coding sequence ATGGGCAGAGCTTACCAAAACCGCAAATTATCAATGGCTAAAACTGCGGGCCAAAAAACCAAAGTGTACTCAAAGTACGGTAAAGAAATTTACGTTATCGCCAAAAATGGTGGTGTAGACCCTGACAGCAACTTGTCACTGCGTCGTACCATTGAAAAAGCTAAAAAAGATCAAGTACCTACTCATGTTATCGAAAAGGCAATTGAAAAAGCTAAAGGTACGGGCGGAGAAGATTATGCTGAAGCGCGTTATGAAGGTTTTGGCCCAGGTAACTGTATGGTGATCATTGACTGTTTAACAGACAATGGCAACCGCACCATTAAAGACGTCCGTCAGTGTTTCACTAAAACACATTCTAAAATCGGCTCAACCGGTACGGTTTCTCACATGTTTAACCATCAAGCTGTATTTGCTTTTAAAGGTGAAGACGATGAAGCTGTATTAGAAAACCTGATGATGGCTGATATTGATGTGACTGATGTTGAATTAGAAGACGGGATTATTACCGTATATGCACCGCATACGGAGTTTTATAAAATAAAAACAGAGTTTGCAAACAGCATGTCTGAATATAACTTAGAAGTGGAAGAAATTACGTGGGTGCCACAAACATATACAGAAATCACCGCTGAAGAAGACATCGCAAATTTTGATAAATTCATCGCTATGTTAGAAGATTGTGAAGATGTTCAAGAGGTTTATCATAACGCTGAATTACCAAGCGCTTAA
- a CDS encoding MazG nucleotide pyrophosphohydrolase domain-containing protein, protein MNDAITVNEIAEKNYQWVEEMGWHNKTVLEALALVASEVGEAINECRHEQPTAEFGEELADVILRVLDIAHWQGIDMEKEILLKMAKNKQRGSRGRAK, encoded by the coding sequence ATGAATGACGCAATAACTGTTAATGAAATAGCAGAAAAAAATTACCAATGGGTTGAAGAAATGGGTTGGCACAACAAAACTGTGTTAGAAGCTTTGGCATTGGTAGCCTCAGAGGTTGGTGAAGCGATAAACGAATGTCGCCATGAGCAGCCAACAGCGGAATTTGGCGAAGAGCTAGCAGACGTTATTTTGCGAGTTCTGGACATTGCTCATTGGCAAGGGATAGACATGGAAAAAGAAATTTTACTTAAAATGGCGAAGAACAAGCAGCGCGGATCTCGAGGCCGCGCTAAATAA
- a CDS encoding EAL domain-containing protein translates to MNNKRSIKAEGAHKILLGVIVVSLCLIVYSLWQSVASSNISPLSQSHPKISQDYRYLIDDSSKYVSADLLHQLDSFVHSKPEEIPYDLSGKTYWVLLNLTNAEQSDLSIVLHVDNAMLAEQAYYLLSNDNQTLKPIETEQSVLSRTFPQVVFKLSRESQVSVLLKLRAGGPSNIPLIAYEQSQFSKKVLFTLAFYGTFVGIMLVMALYNLVLFTAIKDKVYLFYVGYLLSTFVVIGSVTGFGYLIFPDNIQHILNRYSLFFHYTLVLFLLLFSLFFLRYDKTRGRLYWLGICFAGLLIALSLISQILSHEYQAKLFFSLQPFLIAITLAIVLLRLKRSYGWARFYFLSWIPLLLGATIQPLVLLNQLDYSFLTRNAFMFAVLIEIIFMALALAERMKRFEIERLREISYHPGTHMPRKVLIEKAIAELVVTKNKRFSVLVIEPEQIERVVLYVTDFKNTELFKRIYDRLTPLFAYNDAIVTLGDNGEKISFLNGNRLAIIVDHQYSQQSLNVLISSVQQLVQEAYQLDDLKIPLSALIGVSTYPEHGDSGIKLLSRAQLALTNAEFTHHKWSEFEPESEDLSAYNLALASDLKQAVEQNKLKLYHQPQIDLKTMNVCGSEVLLRWEHPEQGFIPPDVFIPIAEDMGIINRLTHWVLNQAISQQQELIEHGYNHMISINISGKDVLADDFYNFVVELIERSELPASKIALELTESATISNSSVAVSVIGKLSELGITISIDDFGTGYSSMAYISELPFRELKIDRQFVENVCDDNKRKIIAETTVKMAKGLGLEVVAEGVNSPLDENTLRDFGSDIGQGFYYAKPMPIEDYIQWLGQEVNGRVAHFKSVQVENSAVEGEFIPKVI, encoded by the coding sequence ATGAATAATAAGCGCAGCATAAAAGCTGAAGGTGCTCATAAAATATTGCTTGGTGTAATCGTTGTCTCACTTTGTTTGATTGTTTACAGCCTATGGCAAAGTGTTGCATCTAGCAATATTTCTCCGTTATCCCAGTCTCACCCAAAAATAAGCCAAGATTACCGGTATTTAATCGACGATTCGTCAAAATATGTTAGTGCTGATTTACTGCATCAACTTGACTCTTTTGTTCACTCAAAGCCAGAAGAAATTCCTTATGATCTAAGTGGTAAAACGTATTGGGTTTTATTGAATTTAACAAACGCTGAGCAGAGCGATCTTTCCATTGTCCTTCATGTGGATAATGCGATGTTAGCTGAACAAGCTTATTATTTATTGAGCAATGACAACCAGACTCTTAAGCCCATTGAAACAGAGCAAAGTGTATTATCTCGCACTTTTCCTCAGGTTGTTTTTAAGTTAAGTCGAGAATCACAAGTCTCAGTGCTGTTAAAGTTGCGCGCGGGAGGTCCATCAAATATCCCTTTAATCGCCTATGAGCAATCACAATTTTCTAAGAAAGTGCTTTTCACGTTAGCGTTTTATGGGACATTTGTCGGGATAATGTTGGTGATGGCATTGTATAACCTGGTGTTATTTACGGCGATAAAGGACAAAGTTTACCTTTTCTATGTTGGGTATTTATTATCGACATTTGTTGTTATCGGTAGTGTTACCGGGTTTGGTTACTTGATTTTCCCAGATAATATCCAACATATTTTAAATCGCTACTCGCTATTTTTTCATTACACCTTAGTGTTGTTCTTATTACTATTTAGCTTATTTTTCTTACGGTATGACAAAACGCGAGGACGCCTATACTGGCTAGGAATTTGCTTTGCGGGCTTATTGATCGCTTTAAGTCTTATAAGCCAAATACTTTCGCATGAATACCAAGCGAAACTTTTCTTTAGTCTACAGCCTTTTCTTATTGCAATTACACTAGCTATCGTCTTGTTGCGACTTAAACGGTCTTATGGCTGGGCAAGATTTTACTTTTTGTCATGGATTCCGTTGCTATTAGGGGCAACCATTCAGCCCTTAGTGTTGCTAAACCAATTAGACTATTCATTCTTGACGCGTAACGCTTTTATGTTCGCCGTGCTGATTGAAATCATATTTATGGCACTGGCGTTGGCAGAGCGAATGAAGCGCTTTGAAATTGAGCGATTACGGGAAATTAGTTATCACCCGGGTACGCACATGCCGAGAAAAGTGTTGATAGAAAAAGCCATTGCTGAATTGGTCGTCACCAAGAATAAACGTTTTAGTGTCTTGGTGATTGAACCGGAACAAATTGAGCGGGTTGTTTTGTATGTTACTGATTTTAAAAACACAGAGTTGTTCAAACGAATTTATGATCGGCTAACCCCCTTATTTGCCTACAATGATGCAATCGTAACTTTAGGAGACAATGGTGAAAAAATAAGTTTTCTAAACGGTAATCGATTAGCCATTATTGTAGATCATCAGTACAGCCAGCAGTCTCTGAACGTGCTGATAAGTTCTGTTCAACAGCTTGTACAGGAAGCTTATCAGCTTGATGATTTGAAAATACCTTTATCAGCACTCATTGGTGTGTCAACTTACCCTGAACACGGTGACAGTGGAATTAAATTGTTAAGCAGGGCTCAGCTAGCGTTAACTAATGCCGAATTTACTCATCATAAATGGTCCGAGTTTGAGCCTGAAAGTGAAGATCTGTCAGCTTATAACTTGGCGCTTGCCAGTGATTTAAAACAGGCAGTTGAACAAAACAAGTTAAAACTTTATCACCAACCACAAATTGATTTAAAAACCATGAATGTGTGCGGAAGCGAAGTATTATTACGATGGGAACATCCTGAGCAGGGCTTTATTCCACCTGACGTGTTTATTCCTATTGCTGAAGACATGGGTATCATCAATCGGCTAACTCACTGGGTGCTTAATCAGGCAATATCGCAGCAACAAGAGCTTATTGAGCATGGCTATAACCACATGATATCTATAAATATTAGTGGTAAAGATGTGCTTGCTGACGACTTTTACAATTTTGTAGTCGAGTTAATTGAACGCAGTGAGCTACCGGCCAGTAAAATAGCACTAGAATTGACTGAATCAGCCACGATTTCAAACAGCTCGGTGGCGGTTTCTGTGATCGGAAAACTAAGCGAATTAGGTATTACAATCTCTATTGATGATTTTGGTACAGGCTATTCGTCTATGGCATATATCAGTGAATTACCGTTTCGAGAGCTCAAGATTGATCGCCAGTTTGTTGAAAATGTGTGTGATGATAACAAGCGAAAAATTATAGCGGAAACTACTGTGAAAATGGCTAAAGGGCTGGGATTGGAGGTCGTTGCTGAGGGAGTCAATAGTCCATTAGATGAAAATACTTTACGCGATTTCGGTTCTGATATTGGCCAAGGTTTTTATTACGCTAAACCAATGCCAATTGAAGACTATATACAATGGCTTGGACAGGAAGTGAACGGACGAGTTGCCCATTTTAAGTCTGTTCAAGTAGAGAACTCAGCTGTTGAAGGGGAATTTATACCTAAAGTCATCTAA
- a CDS encoding LysR family transcriptional regulator, protein MQTPIRGLRSFCIAAKCLSFKHAASQLYLTPSAVSHQIKQLEEQLDVQLFKRQTRAIELTQAGKRFYDQVQPIISNLENTIADFTDNQQNKTITISLPEFFASELFVPKLSEWTALNPDINLQLETVKASDQKATNTDLSVVLANGKPNGSIVHELFPISYVPACNKKIYKKWAIHGVGALNSVPLILHQSRPWSWHQWADKAGVNNFDPKQIIQFDSMFGVARAAQQGMGIALVPLPISRTWFSEQFLIKIFEQELITNDRYYLIQHQDIQSSPELVTFADWVKQCF, encoded by the coding sequence ATACAAACACCTATTCGCGGCCTTCGCTCGTTTTGCATTGCAGCAAAGTGCTTAAGTTTCAAACATGCAGCATCACAACTTTATTTAACACCGTCCGCAGTTAGCCATCAAATAAAGCAACTGGAAGAACAACTAGATGTCCAGCTGTTCAAGCGCCAAACCCGCGCAATTGAATTGACCCAAGCGGGTAAGCGGTTTTATGACCAAGTACAGCCAATTATTTCTAACTTAGAAAATACAATTGCTGATTTTACGGATAACCAACAAAATAAAACGATTACCATTAGCCTACCTGAATTTTTTGCCAGTGAACTCTTTGTTCCTAAATTAAGTGAGTGGACAGCATTAAACCCCGACATTAATTTACAACTTGAAACCGTTAAAGCATCCGATCAAAAAGCAACGAATACAGATTTATCCGTCGTACTAGCTAATGGCAAACCTAATGGTAGTATTGTCCATGAGCTTTTTCCGATCAGCTATGTACCCGCCTGTAATAAAAAGATCTATAAAAAATGGGCTATTCATGGTGTCGGTGCCCTTAATTCTGTGCCGCTGATTTTGCATCAATCTCGCCCATGGTCTTGGCATCAATGGGCAGATAAGGCTGGTGTGAATAATTTTGATCCTAAGCAAATTATTCAATTTGATAGCATGTTCGGTGTAGCAAGAGCTGCGCAACAGGGGATGGGCATAGCGCTAGTTCCTTTACCAATAAGTCGAACATGGTTTAGTGAACAGTTTTTGATAAAAATATTCGAACAAGAGCTGATCACTAACGATCGCTACTACTTAATACAGCACCAAGATATTCAATCCTCTCCTGAGTTAGTCACCTTCGCGGACTGGGTAAAGCAATGTTTTTAG
- a CDS encoding TonB-dependent siderophore receptor: MNTLKLSTLAMAISLTTVVQAEMNDAPDNLEVIEVKGHYLRGYNAHSASGASRLELDIIDIPQSVSVITDSQMSDFRLNDIDAVLDTATGINVERIETDRTYYTARGFDVTNFQVDGVGLPLTSGNNHADEDTAIYDRIEVIRGANGLMTGVGNPSATINFIRKRPTTENSFSINGTMGSWNSARVELDGSYHINDDTAVRGVLVTEDAESYLDRYEKEKNIFYVFISHQLFENTEVSLSHSINDSKASGNNWGANPLFYSDGSPTDYHESTNTSADWSNWDIKKENTVVELSHIFENSWQLRGTYSHKSTDEDTELFYVYGTPDKETELGLYGYASEYDNDDKHDLVDIYLSGDFDLFERTHEFVIGVNHSSMEGKEVSLYDYTTGNGFPALPPLDEWDGNTPKPTFNDGEVGSDIERTQKALYFTGRFSINDDFHFLAGGRFNDWKIEGDSYGVLQDADDKEFIPYIGGVYQLTDNTVLYASYTETFVSQTELDINNKVLDPITGESQEVGFKTSLYDDNLLATVTYFETVQENVAKLDPATAHLSPEQQRYIGVTGIETDGYEIDVAGEVLPGLQTSIGFTSFNIDGDDVVADYTPETLFKFAAVYSFPQLEGLSAGVNVRWQDDISRDQGVVAEGYDNAGDIIVTAQDSYAIVDLMVRYEITSDVSVSFNAKNVTDEKYLTSLYWAQGFYGTPANYSATISWAL; encoded by the coding sequence ATGAATACATTAAAGCTATCAACACTTGCTATGGCAATTTCACTTACAACTGTCGTACAAGCAGAAATGAATGATGCGCCGGATAACTTAGAAGTTATTGAAGTTAAAGGGCATTACCTTCGAGGGTATAATGCTCATAGTGCCAGTGGTGCTTCGAGATTAGAGCTTGATATTATTGATATTCCGCAATCTGTGTCTGTTATTACTGACAGCCAAATGAGTGACTTTAGGTTAAACGATATAGATGCGGTATTAGATACTGCGACCGGTATAAATGTTGAGCGGATAGAAACGGATCGTACCTATTACACCGCACGTGGTTTTGATGTGACTAATTTCCAAGTCGATGGTGTTGGTTTACCTTTAACATCAGGTAATAATCATGCGGATGAAGATACAGCCATTTATGATCGTATTGAAGTTATTCGAGGTGCTAACGGCTTAATGACCGGTGTTGGTAATCCTTCTGCAACCATTAACTTTATTCGTAAGCGTCCTACGACTGAAAATAGCTTTTCAATTAATGGCACTATGGGCAGTTGGAATAGCGCACGCGTTGAGCTTGACGGTAGTTATCATATCAACGATGACACAGCAGTTCGTGGTGTTTTAGTTACCGAGGACGCAGAGTCTTATTTAGACCGATACGAAAAAGAAAAGAATATTTTCTACGTATTCATTTCTCATCAGCTTTTTGAAAATACGGAAGTTTCATTGAGCCATTCAATTAACGACAGCAAGGCGTCAGGTAACAATTGGGGCGCAAACCCTTTATTTTATAGCGATGGGAGTCCAACAGATTACCATGAGTCAACTAATACCTCTGCTGACTGGTCTAACTGGGACATTAAGAAAGAAAATACTGTCGTAGAGTTAAGTCACATCTTTGAGAATAGCTGGCAACTGCGTGGTACGTATTCTCACAAATCAACAGATGAAGATACTGAGTTATTTTATGTTTATGGTACGCCCGATAAAGAAACCGAACTGGGCTTATACGGCTATGCCAGTGAATACGATAATGACGACAAGCATGACTTAGTCGATATCTATCTTTCTGGTGATTTTGACTTGTTCGAACGTACCCATGAGTTTGTTATTGGCGTGAATCATTCATCGATGGAAGGTAAAGAAGTTTCTTTATACGATTACACTACAGGTAACGGTTTCCCTGCGTTACCACCGCTTGATGAGTGGGATGGGAACACACCTAAACCAACATTTAATGATGGTGAAGTCGGCTCAGACATTGAGCGAACACAAAAAGCACTTTATTTCACAGGTCGTTTTAGCATAAATGATGATTTTCACTTCCTAGCAGGTGGTCGTTTTAATGATTGGAAAATAGAAGGAGATTCTTACGGCGTTTTGCAAGATGCAGATGATAAAGAATTTATTCCATACATTGGTGGTGTTTATCAGCTAACAGATAACACCGTACTATATGCCAGTTATACTGAAACTTTTGTGTCTCAGACAGAGCTAGACATTAACAATAAAGTACTTGACCCCATTACAGGTGAAAGCCAAGAAGTGGGCTTTAAAACCAGTCTTTATGATGACAATTTACTCGCAACAGTTACCTACTTTGAAACAGTACAGGAAAACGTTGCCAAGCTAGATCCCGCTACCGCCCACCTTTCACCTGAGCAACAAAGGTATATTGGTGTTACAGGTATTGAAACGGACGGCTATGAAATTGATGTCGCGGGTGAAGTATTGCCTGGTTTACAAACCAGCATAGGTTTTACCAGTTTTAATATTGACGGTGATGATGTTGTTGCCGACTACACACCAGAAACATTATTCAAATTTGCAGCGGTTTATAGTTTTCCTCAATTGGAAGGTCTATCTGCTGGGGTAAATGTGCGCTGGCAAGACGATATTTCTCGTGATCAAGGTGTTGTTGCTGAGGGCTACGATAATGCAGGCGATATTATTGTGACAGCGCAAGACAGCTACGCCATTGTTGATTTGATGGTGCGTTATGAAATTACTTCTGATGTTTCTGTTAGCTTTAATGCTAAAAACGTCACTGATGAGAAATATCTAACGAGTTTATATTGGGCGCAGGGTTTTTATGGCACGCCAGCGAATTACTCTGCCACGATAAGTTGGGCACTGTAA
- the ltaE gene encoding low-specificity L-threonine aldolase, which yields MIDFRSDTVTQPCNKMREAMSSALVGDDVYGDDPTVNELEQWSAQRHGFEAAVFCSSGTQANLLALMAHCERGDEYLCGQQAHNYKFEGGGAAVLGSIQPQPIENEKDGTLALSKLQAAIKPDDSHFARTKLISIENTINGKVLPLSYLAELRHFVDKHNLNLHLDGARVYNAATSLNVDITEISQHFDSMTVCLSKGLGAPIGSLLFGSRTLVNKARRWRKVLGGGMRQAGILAAAAKVALTDNVEKLAIDHDNAAYLAAKLNEIPGFTVNVSNVSTNMVFAKVDPKIKISVLAEQLKNNGMLITAGENLRLVTHLNISKSDIDEFISALTSLLAPS from the coding sequence ATGATTGATTTTCGTTCCGACACCGTTACGCAACCCTGCAATAAAATGCGCGAGGCAATGTCATCAGCATTGGTTGGTGATGATGTTTATGGCGACGACCCTACGGTAAATGAATTAGAACAATGGTCGGCGCAGCGTCACGGTTTTGAAGCGGCTGTTTTTTGCAGCTCAGGTACACAAGCCAATTTACTTGCATTAATGGCGCACTGTGAACGTGGGGATGAATATTTATGCGGACAGCAAGCACACAACTATAAGTTTGAAGGCGGCGGCGCGGCAGTACTTGGCTCTATTCAACCACAGCCGATTGAAAATGAAAAAGATGGCACCCTTGCGCTGAGTAAACTTCAGGCAGCAATAAAACCTGATGATAGTCACTTTGCCCGCACAAAACTCATCAGCATTGAAAATACCATCAACGGCAAAGTGCTGCCTTTGAGTTATTTGGCTGAGCTAAGACACTTTGTCGATAAGCATAACTTAAACCTGCATTTAGACGGCGCGAGAGTCTATAACGCGGCCACGTCGCTTAATGTCGATATTACCGAAATATCTCAACATTTTGATAGCATGACGGTCTGTTTATCCAAAGGACTAGGTGCACCTATAGGCTCATTATTGTTTGGCAGTCGAACACTCGTTAACAAAGCAAGGCGATGGCGTAAAGTGCTCGGCGGCGGTATGCGTCAAGCTGGGATTTTGGCAGCGGCAGCTAAAGTTGCGCTAACAGATAATGTTGAAAAGCTAGCAATTGATCATGACAATGCGGCATACCTCGCCGCCAAGCTCAATGAAATACCAGGTTTTACCGTAAATGTCAGCAATGTATCAACCAATATGGTTTTTGCTAAAGTTGACCCAAAGATAAAAATATCAGTGCTTGCGGAGCAATTAAAAAACAACGGAATGTTAATCACAGCTGGCGAAAATTTGCGTTTAGTGACTCATCTAAACATCAGCAAAAGTGATATTGATGAATTTATTTCTGCATTAACAAGCCTTCTAGCTCCAAGCTAG
- a CDS encoding PepSY-associated TM helix domain-containing protein yields MRKKLFRWHSISALIALIPIMVIAVTGSILVFKVELDTWLMPEHMTVAATEYQERANLNTLILKVANTHPNYLMGSWELFDDKARADTAYIIHKGTGQWYKLYVDQYQGNLLSTPVSVTHDITDWLLSLHYTFLLDFTGTVLGSVFAVILLFLGVSGIILHRNFWSKLFTLRFSAARRVFFSDVHKFIGIMSSPILLILAITGGYYNIAAVVHEVSEHIEAHPLLIEPLYSDSLDFQQLLDNTRTDISDYRATYMTFPFEPDLHITFYGEVPTGNPLTSEYASMITYHRESGENILNYDIRSANTINVIVDTFRKLHFGYFAGLPSKVIWCILGLSPFWLSLTGLYFYWFRNRRKTSLRERVITPA; encoded by the coding sequence ATGCGAAAAAAATTGTTTAGATGGCACTCTATCAGTGCCCTAATTGCGCTTATTCCTATCATGGTGATTGCCGTTACTGGCAGCATTTTGGTGTTCAAAGTTGAACTTGATACTTGGCTTATGCCTGAGCATATGACAGTGGCGGCAACTGAGTATCAAGAAAGAGCAAACTTAAATACGTTAATTTTAAAAGTAGCCAATACGCACCCCAATTATCTCATGGGGAGTTGGGAACTATTTGACGACAAAGCCCGTGCAGATACAGCTTATATAATCCATAAAGGCACAGGTCAATGGTATAAACTTTATGTCGATCAATATCAAGGCAACCTGCTATCGACTCCAGTATCTGTTACCCACGATATTACTGATTGGTTATTGTCATTGCATTATACGTTTTTGCTCGACTTTACAGGCACGGTACTTGGCTCCGTATTCGCTGTCATCTTATTGTTTTTGGGTGTCAGCGGTATCATCTTACACCGCAACTTTTGGTCAAAATTATTCACTCTCAGGTTTTCTGCTGCAAGACGAGTGTTTTTCAGTGATGTTCATAAATTCATCGGCATCATGTCGTCACCGATACTGCTGATCTTAGCCATTACAGGCGGGTATTATAATATTGCCGCAGTAGTTCACGAAGTCAGTGAACATATTGAGGCACATCCGTTACTCATTGAGCCTTTGTATAGCGACTCTCTGGATTTTCAGCAGTTGTTGGACAACACCCGCACCGACATCTCTGATTACAGGGCCACGTACATGACGTTTCCTTTTGAGCCGGATTTACACATTACATTTTATGGTGAAGTGCCGACCGGAAATCCACTAACTAGTGAATACGCTAGTATGATCACCTACCACAGGGAATCAGGGGAAAATATACTCAATTATGATATACGCAGCGCGAACACCATTAATGTCATAGTTGATACGTTCAGAAAGCTACATTTTGGCTATTTTGCTGGCCTACCAAGTAAAGTGATCTGGTGTATTTTAGGTTTATCACCTTTTTGGTTATCACTCACTGGGCTCTATTTCTACTGGTTTAGAAATAGGCGTAAAACTAGCTTAAGAGAACGTGTGATAACACCCGCGTAG